From the genome of Hyperolius riggenbachi isolate aHypRig1 chromosome 9, aHypRig1.pri, whole genome shotgun sequence, one region includes:
- the LOC137533439 gene encoding toll-like receptor 7 — protein MSKIPKFRPCDDENNGTVANCRGRHLWYVPCITSDSVNKIDLSLNEIRYLTNRSFAGVPNLIKLNMSNNCQPTNLRPDKGECQLSIHGDALVSLKHLEDLDLSGNSLTTIPSLPKNLKYLDLNLNKMHTLSYTDLAGLTKLSSLLIGWNCYYRNPCFPEFSISEQALKDISSLEKLDLSFNNISSFPRNLPSSLVELHLAENKIWKIERKDLCYLQNLKKLDMEWNCQRCDHAAQPCFPCQNNSALQIESGAFDNLTNLSYLNLRGNSIRTINSSLFSKLRELTTLLLSDNLLDLEKETFFTELERVRMLELDFNFQPLYMHDRLIVNPSAAAMVSLHHISIAGYDFRVLDLNGIQPLLSLPKLKRISLRTNFILQANISMFLLNRNINTVDLSGNLISFETSCKPEVKRTEVMDPLVSQYDDNFSNWFGIQDHSECWHYNRSVDLSFNNLIILHPDNFVGMEDVECLNLSYNYINQQLNGGQFGHLKSLRHLDVSFNRFDLYSFLAFSELPKLRILNLSHNKYQFRLRGINHRLDFLQNLTSLIELNLNNNLISLRITHELKNPSLEKLFFQHNKLVNLWQYGKDKYNAMFANLTRLKLLDISYNELVVLPVQLLENLPASLETLSISHNFLYSFHWEKITHLVNLTYLDLSHNSLTSLYNNIITIKSKLTTLNLNSNQISTLRKEFFDSHLQLKSLFLQKNKIQAIDRNSFPKQLLHTLQFLDVSENPFHCTCETSWFIQFLMETDVKVHHLSTKMKCDSPDSMRGNLLLSVNPLSCQELYGQMSFVCSFLLVVFWLLITLIWKLFSWELWYISQVIMASIRRYSRLPGQSGEDYDAFIVFNTKNSAVSDWVYQELLVHLEGFHMGRLNLCLEERDWLVGKSRIENLHEAIYKSKKTVFILDHKGFSTGLLYHAFVMSHQRLMDEKKDVVVLVILNPKIKMSRYLLTRKRICPKTFLNWPKNPRVHAYFWHNLRVMLRQDNQHYYDHCLPK, from the coding sequence ATGAGCAAAATCCCAAAGTTTCGTCCATGTGACGATGAGAACAATGGCACAGTTGCAAACTGCAGAGGGCGGCACCTCTGGTACGTGCCTTGCATCACATCAGACAGTGTCAACAAAATTGACTTGTCACTGAATGAAATAAGGTATCTGACAAATAGATCTTTTGCCGGAGTGCCAAATCTGATCAAGCTAAATATGAGCAACAATTGCCAGCCTACCAACTTGAGACCTGACAAAGGTGAATGCCAGCTGTCCATCCATGGTGATGCCCTAGTGAGTCTGAAGCATCTAGAAGATCTGGACCTGAGTGGGAACAGTCTGACCACGATTCCTTCCCTACCCAAAAACCTTAAATATTTAGACCTTAACCTCAACAAAATGCACACATTGTCATACACAGATCTTGCAGGACTGACAAAGCTGAGCAGCTTACTGATTGGCTGGAACTGTTATTACCGCAATCCATGCTTCCCGGAGTTCAGCATTTCCGAACAAGCTCTCAAAGACATCAGTTCCTTGGAAAAACTGGACCTGTCATTCAATAACATAAGTTCTTTCCCCAGGAACCTTCCTTCTTCTCTTGTTGAGTTACATTTAGCAGAGAACAAGATCTGGAAGATTGAAAGGAAGGACTTATGCTATCTCCAGAATCTCAAGAAACTGGACATGGAGTGGAATTGCCAAAGATGTGATCATGCAgctcagccttgtttcccctgtcagAATAACAGTGCCTTGCAGATAGAATCTGGAGCCTTTGATAACCTGACCAATCTCTCCTACCTCAACCTCAGGGGCAACTCCATCCGCACCATCAACAGTTCTCTGTTCAGCAAGTTAAGAGAACTGACTACTTTGCTTCTGTCTGATAACTTACTAGACTTGGAAAAGGAGACATTTTTTACAGAGTTAGAAAGGGTGAGGATGCTGGAGTTAGATTTTAACTTTCAGCCACTTTATATGCATGACAGGCTAATTGTGAACCCCAGTGCCGCTGCAATGGTGTCCCTCCACCACATTTCCATAGCAGGTTATGACTTCCGTGTTCTAGATTTAAATGGCATTCAACCTCTGCTCAGTCTCCCAAAACTTAAGCGGATCAGCCTTAGAACAAACTTTATTCTTCAAGCTAACATAAGTATGTTTTTATTAAACAGAAATATAAACACTGTGGATTTGTCAGGAAATCTAATATCTTTTGAGACATCATGTAAACCAGAAGTGAAAAGAACAGAAGTTATGGATCCTCTGGTCAGTCAATATGATGACAACTTTTCTAATTGGTTTGGAATCCAAGATCACTCAGAGTGCTGGCACTATAACCGCTCAGTTGACTTATCATTTAACAACCTGATTATCCTCCATCCAGATAATTTTGTGGGTATGGAAGACGTTGAATGCTTGAATCTTAGTTACAACTACATCAACCAACAGTTAAATGGGGGTCAGTTTGGCCACTTGAAGTCACTGCGCCACTTGGATGTCTCATTCAACAGATTTGATTTGTACTCTTTTTTGGCTTTCAGTGAGCTACCAAAGCTCAGGATATTAAACTTGTCTCACAACAAGTATCAGTTCCGACTGAGAGGGATAAATCATAGACTTGATTTCTTGCAGAACCTTACCTCCTTGATCGAGTTAAACCTCAACAACAATTTGATTAGCTTACGCATTACTCACGAACTGAAAAACCCTTCACTAGAGAAACTCTTTTTTCAGCACAACAAACTGGTGAATTTGTGGCAATATGGGAAAGACAAGTACAATGCAATGTTTGCCAACCTTACTCGTCTTAAGTTACTGGATATAAGTTATAATGAGCTTGTTGTCCTTCCAGTCCAGCTCTTAGAAAACTTGCCAGCATCACTTGAAACACTCTCTATTTCCCATAATTTTCTGTATTCCTTTCACTGGGAGAAGATCACCCATCTTGTCAATCTTACTTATTTAGATCTCAGTCACAACTCACTGACATCATTGTATAACAACATCATTACCATCAAAAGCAAACTTACCACTTTAAACCTGAACTCTAACCAAATCAGCACACTGAGGAAAGAATTTTTCGATTCCCATCTACAGTTAAAGTccctctttttgcaaaaaaacaagatTCAGGCCATTGATAGGAACAGTTTTCCGAAACAGCTCCTCCATACACTGCAGTTCCTAGATGTAAGCGAAAacccctttcactgcacctgcgagACTAGCTGGTTCATTCAGTTCTTGATGGAGACAGATGTTAAAGTTCATCATCTCTCCACTAAAATGAAATGTGATTCTCCAGACTCCATGAGAGGGAATTTACTGCTCTCTGTGAACCCACTGTCATGTCAGGAGTTGTATGGACAAATGTCCTTTGTTTGCTCATTTCTTCTGGTGGTTTTCTGGTTGTTAATTACCCTCATCTGGAAGCTCTTCTCATGGGAGTTGTGGTATATTAGTCAAGTCATCATGGCATCTATAAGACGTTACTCAAGATTGCCAGGGCAATCAGGTGAAGATTATGATGCCTTCATAGTTTTTAACACAAAAAACTCTGCTGTAAGTGACTGGGTGTACCAGGAGCTTTTGGTACATTTAGAGGGTTTCCACATGGGTAGGCTCAACTTATGTCTGGAAGAAAGAGACTGGTTAGTGGGAAAATCAAGAATTGAGAACTTGCATGAGGCTATATATAAAAGCAAGAAGACTGTCTTTATACTTGATCATAAAGGCTTTAGCACAGGCCTCCTCTATCACGCCTTCGTAATGTCCCATCAAAGACTAATGGATGAAAAGAAGGATGTGGTGGTTCTAGTGATTCTCAATCCCAAGATAAAGATGTCCAGATATTTGCTGACCAGGAAAAGGATTTGTCCAAAAACTTTTTTAAACTGGCCAAAGAACCCAAGAGTGCATGCTTACTTCTGGCACAACCTGAGGGTCATGCTCCGACAAGATAACCAACATTATTATGACCATTGCCTCCCAAAATAG